CCTTTTCCTTCAAGAATATATCTGGCCGGAGCGTACAGGGTGATCGGGCTCTCCCTGACGAAACAGTTTCCGAGAGCACTATTGATTCTCGACAGGTAAAGACGGTACTTGTTCTCGACAAGTTCCTGTGTCAGGGCTTCATGCATGGTAAAATCGCTCATGGTTTAGTGATAAGGGTTTTATGCCGAAGCTCCGCTATGGTTGCGGTTCCGGTCAGGAACATGACTGCCCTGAGATCGTTCAGCCAGGATGTAATGGTCTCTTCAAGAACACCGTCATGAAGAGCTTTGAGAAGAGCTCTTGCCGAAGCGGCCAGTTGTGCTCCAAGGGCGAGGGATTTGGCGACATCCATACCACTCCCGACACCTCCTGAAGCAACGATTTCAATTCCGTTCAAACCGGGCGACTCTTTTTTCAGAGCGCCAATATCAATCAGGCATTGTGCCGTAGGAATTCCCCAGTTCAGCAGCTCATCCAGAGCCTGCAGGCTGAAGCGCCTCTCCTGGCCAAACTGCCGGGTATAGCGAATCTCCTCAACCTTCTGCCAACTGATGCCTCCTGCGCCGGCAACATCAATCGCCTTTACTCCAGCCGCAATGAGCTGCCGCGCAGCAGATGCCGAAATGCCGCATCCAACCTCTTTCACAAGAACCGGCACCGGAATTTTGGCAGAGAGTAGAGCAAGCTGTTCAAGCACATGGCGGAAATCGGTATTCCCTTCAGGTTGAAAAAGCTCCTGTGCGGCATTCAGATGGACAATCAGCCCATCAGCCCTCAGCAGCTCCAGCATGGTATTGATCTCGCTTTCCGTCAGCCCCTTCGCAACCTCTGGCGCTCCGATGTTCGCAAAAATCTGTACAGTCGGCGCATATTTCCGTACAACAGCAAAGCTCTCCCGGTACGAACGGTTTTCCAGCGCCTGCCGCATACTGCCCACCCCAAGCGGAATCCCAAACCGTTCAGCCGCCTCAGCAAGGCGCTGGTTGAGTGTTGCCGCTTCGCTGTACCCACCCGTCATTGACGAGATCATCAGCGGTGCGCCGATGCTCTTTCCAAGAAAAGAGGTCGAAAGATCAATATCGGAAAACGAGATCTCCGGCAACGCAGCATGCTCAAAGGCAAAGCGCTCAAACCCCGTCGTTTTTCCGTTAAA
The DNA window shown above is from Pelodictyon phaeoclathratiforme BU-1 and carries:
- the fni gene encoding type 2 isopentenyl-diphosphate Delta-isomerase, with protein sequence MSETANSRTTERKQDHIEICLHGDVVFNGKTTGFERFAFEHAALPEISFSDIDLSTSFLGKSIGAPLMISSMTGGYSEAATLNQRLAEAAERFGIPLGVGSMRQALENRSYRESFAVVRKYAPTVQIFANIGAPEVAKGLTESEINTMLELLRADGLIVHLNAAQELFQPEGNTDFRHVLEQLALLSAKIPVPVLVKEVGCGISASAARQLIAAGVKAIDVAGAGGISWQKVEEIRYTRQFGQERRFSLQALDELLNWGIPTAQCLIDIGALKKESPGLNGIEIVASGGVGSGMDVAKSLALGAQLAASARALLKALHDGVLEETITSWLNDLRAVMFLTGTATIAELRHKTLITKP